In Aegilops tauschii subsp. strangulata cultivar AL8/78 chromosome 3, Aet v6.0, whole genome shotgun sequence, one genomic interval encodes:
- the LOC109738498 gene encoding uncharacterized protein, translating into MARLLLFAADHTAGAPGAATLVLVILVVLVVAAVVVSLCTSSTHEKLWGQQCGSSSSAPLAKADSSVGSSNRKHLLSATLSGIGGKAARMVSWNRRSPSGSSDDDEEAVAAVGLDDDDEAIWRKAIIMGDKCRPLQFSGHIAFDSDGNQLPPPPAAVKKASPDVPAKN; encoded by the coding sequence ATGGCGAGGCTCCTCCTCTTCGCCGCCGACCACACCGCCGGAGCACCCGGGGCGGCGACTCTCGTCCTTGTCATCCTCGTCGTCCTGGTGGTGGCGGCGGTCGTGGTGTCGCTGTGCACCAGCAGCACGCACGAGAAGCTGTGGGGGCAGCAGTGCGGGTCCTCCTCGTCGGCGCCGCTGGCCAAGGCGGACAGCAGCGTCGGCTCCAGCAACCGGAAGCACCTGCTGTCGGCCACGCTCAGCGGGATCGGCGGCAAGGCGGCCAGGATGGTGTCGTGGAACAGGCGCTCTCCGTCCGGCAgcagcgacgacgacgaggaagcGGTGGCCGCTGTGGGGctggacgacgacgacgaggccaTATGGAGGAAGGCCATCATCATGGGGGACAAGTGCCGGCCGCTCCAGTTCTCCGGGCACATCGCCTTCGACTCCGACGGCAACCAGCTGCCCCCGCCGCCGGCGGCAGTCAAGAAAGCCTCCCCCGACGTCCCAGCCAAGAATTAA